GCTCAACCGATGACCTTCCCCTTCAACGTTTATCTCCTGGCGTTTGTTTCCGCATTCCTGGCGGCGCTGATTTCACTGCCGGCGTGGCGGCGATGGTGTAATCGGACCGGATTGGTCGATGATCCGGGGCACCGAAAAATCCACGACCAGCCAATCGCGCTGGCCGGAGGCTTCGCCGTGCTCACGGCGCTCGCGCTGGCCTTGATCGGGGGTATCGTTGCCGTTTCGGTCAGCACTTATTTTTGGGGAAGCGGCCTGCCGAATCCCATGAGCCAGGCGCCTGGGATGGGACGCGGTTTGTTGGATGCAGAGACGAGCGATTTGCTGCAATACGGGCTTCGCCGCCGCGCGGCTCAGTTGGTGGCGATTTTTCTCGGGGCGGCCGCCATGTTTTTCCTGGGCTGGCTGGACGACAAACACGAACTGAAACCCGCTGTGAAGTTCAGCGGCCAGCTTTTCATCGCGGCGCTGGTGGCAGCTTCGGGCGTTCGGATCACGCTGTTCGTGCCCAGCGTTCTGTTCAGTTACGCCGTGACCATTCTCTGGATTCTGACCGTGACGAACGCGTTCAACCTCATGGACAACATGAATGGACTGTGTTCGGGCCTGGGGGCCATTTGCGCATGGCAATTCGCCTGGAGCGCAGCGCTGCACGGCCAGTACCTGGTCGCGTCCTTCGCTTTGATGATTTCCGGAGCGCTTCTGGGTTTTCTTCCTTACAACTTCCCGAAAGCCACGGCGTTTCTCGGCGACGCGGGCAGCCATCTGGTGGGATTCCTCCTCGCGGTGCTCGCGGTTCTTCCGCACTTTTACTCCCGCGAACATCAGAACGCGTGGGCGGTGTTGTCCCCGCTGCTCATCCTCGCCGTTCCGCTGTTGGATTTGGCCTGGGTCGTCATCCTGCGCTGGCGGATCGGAAAGCCGTTTTACGTGGGCGACACCAATCACCTGTCGCATCGCCTCGTCCGCCGTGGCCTGAGCCGCGCCCGAGCCGTGGCCGTCATCTGGCTCATCGCAGCGGCGGTGGGCAGCGTGGCGTTCCTCTAAAATCTGCGCTCCTTTGTCCACAGGCCTGCTGCGGCGAGGGTGCGATTCAAACTGTCGGTCAGCGAAGTCTTCCCCCTCTTTTCCCGAAGGGAGGAGAGGGCTGGGGAGAGGAGGGGCGTCCGATTTCGCTTTTCCAAGAAACCCTTCTCTCCAGCTCCTCTCCAGCTCTCTCTCTACTTGTTCCTCGCGGGGAGAGAGAGGAGCCAATCGAATCGCGACTGACCGAAACTTCTAAGAGCGTGTCCGAAAATTCCGCGGGGTCCTGTTTTCGCGCCAAAGGCCGGATGGCGAGGCGCAACGAAGGAGAATATCCTCCCTGGATCTTCGACTGAGGAGCAACGAAGCCAGGCGGCCTTTGGCGCGAAAACCCTCCGGGCGGCGGGTCTTTTGTCCGTGGCCTGCGTTGGCTCGGTCCTTACAGCCCGCGTTGGGGATGCTCGGACCTCGCCGCCTTGGCCACAGCCAAAATCCCTCGCCGCAGGACCCCGCGCAATTTTCGGACACGCTCTAACCGCACGCCTACCGCGCGTCGCGGGGTTTTCCCCGAAGTTGCCAACCGGGTGTCTGTCAGCGAGACTACCAGCGCATGACGAAAGCTTTCTACATCACGACCGCGATCGATTACGTGAACGGCCAGCCGCACCTCGGACACGGCTACGAAAAGGTCGTCACAGATGTGATCGCGCGGTCGCGGAGAAGCCTGGGCGAAGCGGCGTTCTTTCTGACCGGCGTGGACGAGCACGGCCAGAAAGTCCAGCAGGCGGCCTTGAACGAAGGCAAAGCTCCGCAGGTCTATTGCGACGAACTCGCGGCGAGCTTCCAATCGTTCGCGGGCAAACTCGGAGCGAGCAACGACGATTTCATCCGCACGACCGATTCGCGGCACAAACATTTCGTGAAAGCGTTCCTGGCCAAGCTCCATGCCGCGGGCCACTTCTATAAGGCGACCTACAAGGGTTTTTACTCGCCCAAGGAGGAAACCTTCCTGACCGATCGCGACCGACGCCCGGACGGAACGTTCGATCCTCAATACGGCGAAGTCATCGAACTGGAGGAGGAGAACTATTACTTCCGGATGAAGGAACACCAGTCGTGGTTAACCCACTACATTGAAACGCATCCCGACTTTGTCTCGCCGCCGGAGCGCCGGAATGAAATTCTGGGCTTTCTGAAGAACAGCGCGCTCGAGGACCTTTGCATCACGCGGCCCGCCGCGCGATTGAACTGGGGCATCCTCACGCCCTTCGACCCGGCCTACGTGACCTACGTCTGGTTCGACGCGCTTCTGAACTACGTCACGCTCCCCGCGCACCTCGGAGATCCTACGGTGTTGGCCGCCCTCAAAGGCCTTCCCAACTCTCCACTCTCAACTCCCGGCTCTCAACCCGCGCCGCGCCTCTGGCCTGCCGACGTCCACGTCATTGGCAAAGACATATCGAGATTCCACGCCGTGTTCTGGCCGATCATGCTCAAAGCCATGGAACTGCCCTTGCCAAAGCAAATCCTCGTGCACGGCTGGTGGCAAAAGGACGGGCAAAAGCTCAGCAAGAGCACGGGCAACGTCGTCGATCCGCTCGCGGTCATCGCGGAGTGGGGCCTGGACGCGTTCCGTTATTACGTCGTGCGGGAACTCGACATTGGCCCGGACGGAAACTGGACCGACGCCGGTTTTCAGGCCCGTTACCACGCAGAATTGGCCAACGGGTTGGGCAATCTGGTGAACCGTTCGCTCTCGATGCTGAAACGCTATCGCAACGGGATCGTGCCGGCGCGCTCGGATGAATTGGCCAGCGAAGCGGCAAATGTGGTGCGCGCGACTCTCGAGCACCTGAAGCGGTGCCAATTGCAAACGGCGCTGCAAAGCGTCTGGACGCTGGTCAACCGCGCCAATCAATACGTCGATCACACCGCGCCGTTCAAGCTGGCCAAAGATCCCGCGCAAGCCAAGCGTCTGGATGAAGTGCTCTACAACCTCGCGGAGACTTGCCGCGTCCTGGCCGTGCTCTTGTGGCCGTTCGTTCCGACGACATCGACCAAGATTTTCCAGCAACTCGGACTCCCGGACGAGCCGAACCAACTGGCGCGCGCCGCTTGGGGCGGCTTGCCCGCCGGGCACACCATCGGCGAACCTGCGGCGTTGTTCCCGAGGAGAAACTGACGGTGCATGCCGCCGCGGTCTTCTCCCTCTCCCGCGACGAAGTGGGAGAGGGTCGGGGAGAGGGCAAATTGCTTCTTCCTATCGGAGGGATCTGCTCGGCCTTCACGCATCTCCTTCCTGTGAATCTGCGGTAGGGCGAGCCTCTCCCCAGCGAGCCGATTCGGACGTGTTCCATGCACGTCGAGCGGCTCGCCGCTACGGACTCGCCCTGCCTGGCTCATGGGGCGAACATGCTTCGGCGGACTCTCCCCACGAACCCACCCCTTCATCCCTCCCAGCAGGGGAACTTGAAAGTGACGCTGAAAACGAAGCTCCCCTCCTGAGAGGGGCAGGGGTGGGTTCAGCGGTTGAATGCGCGAAGCACCTTCGGCGAATTCTCTCCCCGGCCCATCCACCGGGAATCGCCGCTTCGCCTCTTTCAGACTCGTCCGCGCCTGGGCCTGCCTCCAGCATCGGAGCACTTGGGACAAAGACACGCTTTCGGCGTTCTCGCAAGCGCCCCGCACTTCGGACACCGATTCAGGAATACCTCCTCACTGCGAGTTCTCAAAATCCGATCTCGAGTAGAGATCAAGAACTCCTCCGCGCCCTTGTCGAGGAGTGCCAGCACCTGTGGCTCACTGGACCCGAATCGCCGTCGAATGAGTC
This window of the Verrucomicrobiota bacterium genome carries:
- a CDS encoding undecaprenyl/decaprenyl-phosphate alpha-N-acetylglucosaminyl 1-phosphate transferase, whose protein sequence is MTFPFNVYLLAFVSAFLAALISLPAWRRWCNRTGLVDDPGHRKIHDQPIALAGGFAVLTALALALIGGIVAVSVSTYFWGSGLPNPMSQAPGMGRGLLDAETSDLLQYGLRRRAAQLVAIFLGAAAMFFLGWLDDKHELKPAVKFSGQLFIAALVAASGVRITLFVPSVLFSYAVTILWILTVTNAFNLMDNMNGLCSGLGAICAWQFAWSAALHGQYLVASFALMISGALLGFLPYNFPKATAFLGDAGSHLVGFLLAVLAVLPHFYSREHQNAWAVLSPLLILAVPLLDLAWVVILRWRIGKPFYVGDTNHLSHRLVRRGLSRARAVAVIWLIAAAVGSVAFL
- a CDS encoding methionine--tRNA ligase yields the protein MTKAFYITTAIDYVNGQPHLGHGYEKVVTDVIARSRRSLGEAAFFLTGVDEHGQKVQQAALNEGKAPQVYCDELAASFQSFAGKLGASNDDFIRTTDSRHKHFVKAFLAKLHAAGHFYKATYKGFYSPKEETFLTDRDRRPDGTFDPQYGEVIELEEENYYFRMKEHQSWLTHYIETHPDFVSPPERRNEILGFLKNSALEDLCITRPAARLNWGILTPFDPAYVTYVWFDALLNYVTLPAHLGDPTVLAALKGLPNSPLSTPGSQPAPRLWPADVHVIGKDISRFHAVFWPIMLKAMELPLPKQILVHGWWQKDGQKLSKSTGNVVDPLAVIAEWGLDAFRYYVVRELDIGPDGNWTDAGFQARYHAELANGLGNLVNRSLSMLKRYRNGIVPARSDELASEAANVVRATLEHLKRCQLQTALQSVWTLVNRANQYVDHTAPFKLAKDPAQAKRLDEVLYNLAETCRVLAVLLWPFVPTTSTKIFQQLGLPDEPNQLARAAWGGLPAGHTIGEPAALFPRRN